A region from the Desulfomonile tiedjei genome encodes:
- a CDS encoding response regulator encodes MIVNESTKGDRIKLLLVDDEVAYVNILSKRLAKRDFDVKTALSGIQAIQALREHEFDVAVLDLKMEDMDGIEVLKIFKKMSPNLSVIMLTGHGSEQAAREGVQFGAFDYLTKPCELEELIEKIRLAARATKTPT; translated from the coding sequence ATGATCGTGAATGAATCCACGAAGGGCGATCGCATAAAGCTTCTGCTGGTGGATGACGAGGTAGCATATGTGAACATCCTTTCAAAACGACTTGCTAAAAGGGATTTCGACGTAAAAACAGCCCTTAGCGGCATTCAGGCGATTCAAGCCCTTCGGGAACACGAGTTCGATGTGGCGGTTCTGGACCTGAAGATGGAGGACATGGACGGTATCGAGGTGCTCAAGATTTTTAAAAAGATGTCGCCTAATCTGTCCGTAATAATGCTGACCGGGCATGGATCGGAGCAAGCCGCGCGGGAAGGGGTCCAGTTCGGGGCTTTTGATTATTTGACCAAGCCGTGTGAGCTTGAGGAATTGATCGAAAAAATCAGACTGGCCGCGCGGGCAACCAAGACCCCCACGTGA
- a CDS encoding pentapeptide repeat-containing protein, whose protein sequence is MPRFEITHRKTGEVIFQGRAGSLKELVQSAIRTGLDTSISRIVVAKIGLKKPTKVKLYGADLSGADLSEIDLSDADFSGADLSQSNLTGSSLNGATLNRTELKGADLSRAVLTEANFSEADLSGAGFSKAIVDTANFTAADLSGADLAGLKLSRATFAKTKLSGARLTSSDISRGQLIALHLEKADLSWAILARANLAQSKLSEANLERADLSGATLVGVDLSGANLTQANLEGCDLSGAKLDGANLSSANLTGAKLANTRLVNAKLDGAKLMRADLTGCDLTAADVTEADISGANLSLGRFPKTVFSKATMNGVTLTKAEMQNAILHKTNLSEAILTEAKMQNVDGRMAVIDKADLSGANLGGGDFADANFQKSKMTGAEMVEANFSGVSFADADMTGVRATGANFSGASLHNVVLDGADLSHANLNSANLTGVKMSGSSLVGADLTGADFSWAFIDKADFTHVKLGGTSMRGAKLTDVKGVKLKKKPA, encoded by the coding sequence TTGCCACGATTTGAAATCACACACAGAAAAACAGGCGAGGTCATTTTCCAGGGCAGGGCCGGATCCTTAAAGGAACTTGTGCAATCAGCGATACGGACCGGTCTGGACACGTCCATTTCCAGAATCGTCGTCGCCAAGATCGGTCTTAAGAAACCGACCAAGGTGAAGTTGTACGGGGCCGATTTAAGCGGTGCGGACCTGTCTGAAATTGACCTTAGCGACGCGGATTTTTCGGGCGCGGACTTGTCACAATCCAATTTGACAGGCTCAAGCCTGAATGGCGCCACCCTCAACCGTACAGAATTGAAAGGCGCAGACCTGAGTCGAGCTGTCCTTACGGAAGCCAACTTCAGCGAAGCCGATCTGTCAGGGGCCGGGTTCAGCAAGGCCATCGTGGATACGGCCAACTTCACCGCGGCTGATCTGTCCGGCGCGGATCTGGCCGGACTCAAATTGAGCAGGGCGACTTTTGCCAAGACGAAACTTTCGGGAGCCCGACTCACGTCGTCGGATATTTCAAGGGGTCAGCTAATTGCCCTTCATCTTGAGAAGGCGGATCTGTCGTGGGCAATTCTGGCCAGAGCCAATCTGGCGCAGTCCAAGCTTTCGGAGGCAAACCTGGAAAGGGCCGACCTTTCAGGGGCAACCTTGGTGGGAGTTGATCTTTCAGGGGCAAATCTGACGCAGGCGAACCTCGAAGGCTGTGATTTGTCGGGGGCAAAACTGGACGGCGCAAACCTTTCAAGCGCAAACCTCACAGGAGCAAAATTGGCCAACACCAGGCTCGTGAACGCCAAGCTCGACGGAGCAAAGCTGATGCGTGCCGATCTCACCGGCTGCGATCTGACCGCCGCGGACGTGACGGAGGCGGATATTTCAGGCGCAAACCTTTCGCTCGGCCGTTTTCCCAAGACCGTTTTCTCAAAGGCGACCATGAATGGGGTTACCTTGACCAAAGCGGAAATGCAAAACGCAATTCTACATAAGACCAACCTTTCGGAAGCGATCTTGACCGAAGCCAAGATGCAAAACGTTGACGGTCGCATGGCGGTAATTGACAAAGCTGATCTGTCCGGAGCGAATCTGGGCGGTGGCGACTTTGCAGATGCCAATTTTCAAAAATCCAAGATGACAGGCGCGGAAATGGTCGAGGCCAACTTCTCCGGCGTTTCGTTCGCGGACGCGGACATGACAGGGGTGAGGGCGACAGGTGCCAACTTCTCAGGGGCGAGCCTTCACAACGTGGTCCTGGACGGTGCGGATTTGTCCCATGCCAACCTTAACAGCGCCAACCTGACCGGGGTCAAAATGTCCGGCAGTTCACTGGTTGGTGCTGACCTGACCGGCGCGGACTTTTCATGGGCTTTTATTGATAAAGCCGATTTCACACACGTCAAGCTCGGTGGAACAAGTATGAGGGGCGCGAAACTCACCGACGTTAAGGGCGTGAAACTGAAAAAGAAGCCGGCTTAG